Proteins encoded together in one Syntrophorhabdaceae bacterium window:
- a CDS encoding radical SAM protein, with protein MKILFIYPNLYAQIGFNYGISYISGLLKANNIETFLLNVNEKLGYPLDHERIKKDILAINPDMIGLSVLTNQYKYAIDMARHIKEYYGGPILFGGIHPTMDPFGTMNDENIDFICIGEGEEAILELLQKGRPEGIKNMGYRKDGGLILEPLRPFIDINTLPFKDYTIFDFQKMIDAKDGWVGLMASRGCPFRCTYCLNHKIMKLYKDHGHLPKYYLRRHSVDDIIYEIEYLLSNYNGIKMFIFDDDIFTFDKEWLKEFSEKYRDITKISFVCNAHARIFDEEVAGYLKDAGCRIVKFGLESGSNRIRKKVLNRHMTNKDIENAFHIAHRFGLHTSAFVMIGLPHEKKEDIMDTVELISRIKPGRFRWSLFFPFIGTKAYDIARDSGQIDFKKMNELDNFTDDTCMDLGEEENIMVDKLKTFFCAYVNGYGNLDHENRYMDFVRYIENLDMESWTKKKGILKEQCRLIDQEMESRDILHYSVKFNPFMGVRSDWQDDSLST; from the coding sequence ATGAAAATACTTTTTATATATCCCAATCTTTATGCCCAGATAGGTTTCAATTACGGTATATCCTATATCTCGGGACTTCTAAAGGCAAACAATATAGAGACATTCCTTTTAAATGTAAATGAAAAACTCGGCTATCCCCTGGATCATGAAAGGATAAAAAAGGACATCCTTGCCATCAACCCAGATATGATAGGGTTATCTGTCCTTACAAACCAATATAAATATGCTATAGATATGGCAAGGCATATAAAGGAATATTATGGTGGTCCTATCCTTTTTGGAGGGATACACCCTACTATGGACCCTTTTGGAACCATGAACGATGAAAATATAGATTTTATCTGTATAGGGGAAGGGGAAGAGGCAATCCTGGAATTGTTGCAGAAAGGCAGACCTGAAGGCATTAAGAATATGGGTTACAGAAAAGACGGGGGATTGATACTTGAACCATTGAGACCCTTTATAGACATAAATACACTACCCTTTAAGGACTATACCATATTTGATTTTCAAAAGATGATTGATGCCAAGGACGGATGGGTTGGACTTATGGCATCAAGGGGTTGTCCATTCAGATGCACATACTGTCTCAACCACAAGATAATGAAACTATATAAGGATCACGGTCACCTGCCTAAGTATTACTTAAGGAGACACTCGGTAGATGATATAATCTATGAGATAGAATACCTCCTCTCAAATTATAATGGGATTAAGATGTTTATCTTCGATGATGATATATTCACCTTTGACAAAGAGTGGCTAAAGGAATTCTCTGAAAAATATAGAGATATTACAAAGATAAGCTTTGTCTGTAATGCCCATGCCCGCATATTCGATGAAGAGGTGGCAGGATATCTAAAGGATGCAGGTTGCAGGATTGTAAAGTTCGGCCTGGAGAGTGGAAGTAACAGGATAAGAAAAAAGGTCCTAAACAGGCATATGACCAATAAAGACATAGAAAATGCCTTTCATATAGCCCACAGGTTTGGACTCCATACGTCTGCCTTTGTGATGATCGGTCTGCCTCATGAAAAAAAAGAGGATATCATGGATACCGTAGAACTCATCTCAAGGATAAAACCGGGGAGATTCCGCTGGTCATTGTTCTTCCCATTTATTGGCACAAAGGCATATGATATTGCCCGAGATTCAGGACAGATAGATTTCAAAAAGATGAATGAACTCGATAATTTTACCGATGATACCTGCATGGATTTAGGGGAAGAAGAGAACATCATGGTGGATAAACTAAAAACCTTTTTCTGCGCCTATGTAAATGGTTACGGTAATTTAGACCATGAGAACAGATATATGGATTTTGTAAGGTATATAGAAAACCTCGATATGGAATCATGGACAAAGAAAAAGGGTATCTTAAAGGAACAATGCAGACTTATAGACCAAGAGATGGAATCGAGGGATATCCTTCACTATTCTGTGAAATTTAATCCCTTTATGGGGGTCAGGAGTGACTGGCAGGACGATAGTTTATCTACCTAA
- the waaF gene encoding lipopolysaccharide heptosyltransferase II — translation MTGRTIVYLPNWIGDMVMATPFLTSLKASLENELWVIGKPSALDLYNGLDLFDRFIPIENKGIVHFFDTVNIIKKKGFERAIALPHSMRSALLFFLAGVKNRIGYPRNNRGFMLTVKVRETVKPEPTVEHYLRILDALGEKRLSKEPKLNVAPHEEKRYMEEQGISQTPYVVFIPGAQYGPSKRWPQSYFAELADMIIQKMGYPIIILPGRDEMNLANNIKQMVTYKEGIEIKDLSLSELKVCISKAIATVSNDTGPRHISAALSVPTFVLIGSMDEVYTDYPSNHTFCFVHQVPCRPCNKQVCRKNLECLSGITPLEVYKKMEEIIGKKREQ, via the coding sequence GTGACTGGCAGGACGATAGTTTATCTACCTAACTGGATCGGCGATATGGTCATGGCAACCCCATTTCTTACATCCCTTAAGGCATCGCTGGAGAATGAATTATGGGTAATAGGTAAACCAAGTGCTTTAGACCTGTATAACGGCTTAGACCTCTTTGACCGTTTTATTCCCATAGAGAATAAAGGTATTGTCCATTTCTTCGATACAGTAAACATTATAAAAAAGAAGGGCTTTGAAAGGGCAATAGCACTTCCCCATTCCATGCGTTCTGCCCTGTTGTTTTTTCTTGCCGGTGTAAAAAACAGGATCGGATATCCCAGAAACAATAGGGGTTTTATGCTCACTGTAAAGGTAAGGGAGACTGTAAAACCCGAGCCAACAGTAGAGCATTATCTTAGAATTTTAGATGCCCTGGGTGAAAAGAGGTTGTCTAAAGAACCAAAACTTAATGTGGCTCCTCATGAGGAAAAGAGATACATGGAAGAACAGGGGATAAGCCAGACACCTTATGTGGTATTCATCCCTGGAGCCCAGTATGGTCCTTCAAAGCGATGGCCTCAATCTTATTTTGCCGAGTTAGCAGATATGATAATACAAAAGATGGGTTATCCTATAATAATTTTACCTGGAAGAGATGAGATGAATTTGGCCAATAACATAAAACAAATGGTGACATATAAAGAAGGGATAGAAATAAAAGATTTAAGCCTTTCAGAACTTAAGGTGTGTATATCTAAAGCCATTGCCACTGTAAGCAATGATACAGGACCAAGACATATCTCGGCAGCCCTCTCTGTCCCCACGTTTGTCCTTATTGGGTCCATGGATGAGGTTTATACAGATTATCCCAGCAATCATACCTTCTGTTTTGTCCACCAAGTGCCATGCAGGCCCTGTAATAAACAGGTGTGCCGTAAGAACCTGGAGTGTCTTTCAGGGATCACGCCTTTAGAGGTCTATAAAAAGATGGAGGAGATCATTGGGAAAAAAAGAGAGCAATAA
- a CDS encoding PfkB family carbohydrate kinase, which yields MGKKESNKNNDKSLKKDKSPLHGSKHRELKKDSAELLSIIERFKQKKICVIGDIIADVFIYGKPYRLSREAPVVVIKHEDEIVCPGSAGNTINNLLALGAYVYPLGYMGNDEPGERIMEYFGRFKYIETRGIIRYDGATITKTRILAGDTHTSKQQVIRIDRDTGRKPSSHEKRLLLARLKDIAPVVDAFIISDYGHGTVDKGIINFLRQEAKKKVVVGDSRYNLKSFKGITIITPNEAEAYQLCSARESQDIEEVGRNIMDFMDLSALLITRGNKGMSLFLKDGTIHHIPISGTDDVTDVTGAGDTVCAALTLSLASGADYLRSSMIANYAAGVVVMKRGTATVSPEELKREIETGMEKNGDNH from the coding sequence TTGGGAAAAAAAGAGAGCAATAAAAATAATGATAAATCCCTAAAAAAGGATAAATCACCACTACATGGGTCAAAACATAGGGAACTTAAAAAAGATAGTGCAGAACTTCTTTCCATCATAGAAAGATTCAAACAAAAAAAGATATGCGTAATAGGCGACATAATCGCAGATGTATTCATATACGGGAAACCATACAGGCTCTCAAGGGAGGCGCCTGTAGTGGTTATAAAACATGAAGATGAGATAGTATGTCCCGGCAGTGCAGGGAACACCATTAATAACCTCCTGGCACTGGGTGCATATGTATATCCCCTTGGTTACATGGGCAATGACGAACCTGGTGAAAGGATTATGGAGTATTTCGGGAGATTCAAGTATATAGAGACAAGGGGAATAATAAGATATGACGGAGCAACCATTACCAAAACAAGGATCCTTGCCGGAGATACCCATACATCAAAACAGCAGGTCATAAGGATAGACAGGGATACAGGGAGAAAACCATCATCCCATGAAAAAAGACTCCTTCTGGCAAGGTTGAAGGATATAGCACCTGTGGTAGATGCCTTTATCATTTCAGATTACGGACATGGAACAGTAGATAAAGGAATAATAAATTTTCTGAGGCAAGAGGCAAAAAAGAAGGTAGTAGTAGGTGATTCAAGGTATAATCTCAAGTCATTCAAAGGTATAACCATCATAACCCCCAATGAGGCAGAGGCATATCAACTATGTTCAGCCCGAGAGAGCCAAGACATTGAAGAGGTAGGTAGGAACATAATGGATTTCATGGATTTATCAGCACTCCTCATAACAAGGGGAAACAAAGGGATGAGCCTTTTTTTAAAAGACGGCACAATCCATCATATACCCATATCCGGGACAGACGATGTGACAGATGTGACAGGTGCCGGTGATACAGTGTGTGCAGCTCTTACCCTATCCCTTGCCAGCGGCGCAGATTATCTCAGATCTTCCATGATAGCCAATTACGCAGCCGGGGTTGTGGTGATGAAAAGGGGCACAGCAACTGTAAGCCCAGAAGAGTTAAAAAGAGAGATAGAGACAGGGATGGAGAAAAATGGGGACAATCATTAG
- a CDS encoding adenylyltransferase/cytidyltransferase family protein, with translation MGTIIRDIDRLKKIIEGERAKGKRIVFGNGCFDIIHVGHIRYLRGAKELGDCLIVAINDDVSVTGLGKRKKVITPVEERAEIISAIDCVDYIIIFSEPTVERLLMELKPDIHAKGTDYTEDSVPEKHIVLSYGGRVAIVGDPKNHSTRDIIKTIQDMED, from the coding sequence ATGGGGACAATCATTAGAGACATAGATAGATTAAAAAAGATCATCGAGGGAGAGAGGGCTAAAGGGAAAAGAATAGTCTTTGGAAACGGTTGTTTTGATATCATCCATGTAGGCCATATAAGATATTTAAGGGGTGCAAAGGAACTGGGAGACTGTTTGATCGTTGCCATAAACGATGATGTATCGGTGACAGGGCTCGGCAAGAGAAAAAAGGTAATAACCCCTGTGGAAGAAAGGGCAGAGATCATCTCTGCCATAGACTGTGTAGATTATATCATTATCTTCAGCGAGCCTACCGTGGAGAGACTCCTTATGGAACTGAAACCGGATATCCATGCCAAAGGCACAGATTATACAGAGGATAGTGTGCCTGAAAAACATATAGTCCTATCCTATGGGGGGAGGGTTGCTATAGTTGGCGACCCAAAAAACCATTCTACAAGGGATATAATAAAGACCATCCAGGACATGGAAGATTGA
- a CDS encoding aminopeptidase codes for MFTEEQLDKYAQVLLWGLKTARKDRFKKHDIILLQYEKPALRLAEVLYEKLLDMGMHPVQRMGMTFRMEHGFYKKSDKKQLVFIPPGEKELIENINGRIFLRAPESLTHLKDIDPARIGKVLVSRKFLRDIMDERENKGLYSWTLCTYPTEELARQAKATLEEYTEQIIKACYLDKDNPVEAWNDIHKKVKEIKKWLNSLKVKYLHIESKNTDLKITPGEKRQWKGVSGHNIPSFEVFFSPDWRGTEGVYFANLPSFRSGNYVEDVRLTFEKGAVTKAEAKTGREFIEKQLAMDKGANKVGEFSLTDKRFSRIDRFMADTLFDENFGGDFGNCHLAVGASYADTYDGDPKEMTKQLKKKMGFNDSALHWDLVNTEDKTVTAHLTTGKRIIIYANGMFKY; via the coding sequence ATGTTCACAGAAGAACAATTAGACAAATACGCTCAGGTCCTTTTATGGGGTCTTAAAACAGCCAGGAAAGATAGATTCAAAAAACACGACATTATACTTTTACAGTATGAAAAACCTGCATTAAGGCTTGCCGAGGTCTTATACGAAAAATTACTGGATATGGGTATGCATCCCGTTCAGAGGATGGGCATGACATTCAGGATGGAGCATGGTTTTTATAAAAAGAGCGACAAAAAACAGCTTGTCTTTATTCCACCTGGAGAAAAGGAACTCATTGAAAATATAAACGGCAGGATATTTTTAAGGGCACCAGAGTCACTAACACACCTTAAAGATATTGACCCTGCAAGGATAGGTAAGGTCCTTGTTTCAAGGAAATTCTTAAGAGATATTATGGATGAAAGGGAGAATAAAGGTTTATACAGTTGGACCCTGTGCACTTATCCCACAGAAGAGCTGGCAAGGCAGGCAAAGGCCACCTTAGAGGAATACACAGAACAGATAATAAAGGCATGCTATCTTGATAAGGATAATCCTGTAGAGGCATGGAATGACATACATAAAAAGGTTAAAGAAATAAAAAAATGGCTCAACAGCCTTAAGGTGAAATACCTTCACATAGAGTCTAAAAATACCGACCTTAAGATCACCCCTGGAGAAAAGAGACAATGGAAGGGCGTGTCAGGACATAATATACCCAGTTTTGAGGTATTTTTCTCCCCTGACTGGAGAGGCACAGAGGGTGTATATTTTGCCAATCTTCCTTCTTTCAGAAGTGGTAATTATGTGGAAGACGTGCGCCTTACATTTGAAAAGGGTGCTGTTACCAAGGCAGAGGCAAAGACAGGAAGGGAATTTATAGAAAAACAACTCGCCATGGATAAGGGTGCCAACAAGGTAGGTGAATTCTCTTTAACAGATAAAAGGTTCTCCAGGATAGACAGATTTATGGCAGATACCCTCTTTGATGAAAACTTTGGTGGGGATTTTGGAAACTGCCATCTTGCAGTGGGTGCATCGTATGCAGATACCTATGATGGCGACCCCAAGGAGATGACAAAACAACTGAAAAAGAAGATGGGATTCAATGACTCGGCTCTCCACTGGGATCTGGTAAATACTGAAGACAAGACAGTAACTGCACATCTCACTACAGGGAAAAGAATCATTATATATGCAAATGGGATGTTTAAATATTAG
- the hisF gene encoding imidazole glycerol phosphate synthase subunit HisF produces MDTIKIMPCLDMKNNRVVKGVHFVDIRDAGDPVENAAFYENEGADELAMLDIAATLENRKTRLDWVKQVSSVISIPLTVGGGINSLEDIELVLSAGAKKVSMNSAAVKNPELVREAAKRFGSDKITVAIDARRNKAMPSGFELVVSGGTKPVGKDAIEWAKSCQDLGAGVILPTSMDGDGTLKGYDLKFTKAISDAVDIPVVASGGAGALEHFYEAVTIGGADILLAASVFHFRTFSIRQVKEYLRDRGIKVKL; encoded by the coding sequence ATGGATACAATAAAGATTATGCCGTGTCTTGATATGAAAAACAATAGGGTTGTAAAAGGTGTTCATTTCGTAGATATAAGGGATGCAGGAGATCCTGTAGAAAACGCTGCATTCTATGAGAATGAAGGGGCTGATGAACTTGCCATGCTCGATATTGCAGCTACCCTTGAGAACCGTAAAACAAGGCTTGATTGGGTAAAACAGGTCTCATCAGTAATAAGCATCCCCCTTACAGTAGGTGGGGGTATAAACAGCCTTGAAGATATAGAGCTTGTTCTGTCTGCAGGGGCAAAAAAGGTATCTATGAATAGCGCCGCAGTAAAAAACCCTGAGCTTGTTAGGGAGGCAGCAAAAAGATTTGGCTCTGACAAAATAACTGTTGCCATAGATGCAAGACGCAATAAGGCGATGCCTTCAGGGTTTGAACTGGTGGTATCAGGAGGGACAAAACCTGTTGGAAAGGATGCAATAGAATGGGCAAAATCCTGTCAGGATTTGGGAGCAGGGGTTATCCTGCCTACAAGTATGGATGGAGATGGGACACTGAAAGGATATGACCTAAAATTTACAAAGGCAATATCAGACGCAGTGGATATCCCTGTGGTGGCATCAGGTGGTGCCGGTGCATTGGAGCACTTCTATGAAGCAGTAACCATAGGAGGTGCAGATATACTCCTTGCTGCATCAGTATTCCATTTTAGAACTTTCAGCATAAGACAGGTAAAAGAGTATCTAAGGGATAGAGGAATCAAGGTTAAACTCTAA
- a CDS encoding PEP/pyruvate-binding domain-containing protein, translating into MNTGEKAQEYPSALEVNLERTAVSVEVPERYKILIMVAQGHYGLSRQTEDLLKELNHPYVNWEYCLKALKTISIGDFYTFNNHKDGILAIQAIYNIYLEILKNCPNENIKETASRYLFEYLHTVLAKSSEHKKRNSFFLNNAFETLYNLAKEQDGIFKKNSGGIKVLLNNIMEENAEIKTPYLEKLIHEIFRQTYMFWLSQPDPYEWKIGDKELTEDEKKDIQEVIYPLSHVYIKSLLEKIESLGQAMSMDNHRLITAYLELPDHSRIVDGYFLIADEIERMERFKDRSQILKLNFLYNMMNIKALSDVYMNILLEINRCLGRVFKEIDPDEMHHFISSFFAMLRYGPSYKEQKGPIIDCITTIGKEVFGQNNHKLVNAFIDELINFGFQYPEIKGSTTEWQVIVNPAHVMNIRSWLAIISMKPRWTKRLLSALIINLKLGGVFVKDTDLIQKDISNLLNSNIAPAYNLVKQLLRMFPVFFTEIGAEGELRAISTNVDEMTHRNDRLINFLRKQSHVESNSLLVNFIEEIFRFWHTGVKDGLKSYLPDEIYEWVKNKGEYFDGMHRIFKWAMSSVEGNPEAMLTWEKDEIQKKFKKIKGVTEQDREKAYLMIRFYQLLYKKYNARHVDLLNDLGSSGIFPLVKINKLRRHLNRGDYYNSLVIVIDFLSLLKERILSPRKTEFFENIYYKRHIAAGIPSMYGTYKEEKFEALGLSFRLESLATILFERLAGSLNLKFITKSTLIMIEKYLWLYLKALELDGISVESLSEKIKYITSALKIRQFSIDQYVDIFKFISKGIQDIIHDYYIDVHGVNLSIIIRQIAEKGIKKEWFDKNCNIDEVIYQQSENLLRSLVSSGFGIQILDNLINTIRRNLDAELERFKDNKTILNLVMRYIPELAISPIDKRDKNTDNPILIGNKGYFLKVLSSFDFPVPAGFIITTEVFRGYEAVIGYKYIFKDLSHRIYNELLRLEKITGLKYGNPANPLLLSVRSGATISLPGMMSSFLNVGINEKIAEGLSKHEKFAWAAWDSYRRFIQAWGMFQGMDRDLFDMIIEGFKDRHNITRKIQFSPEQMKEVALAYKKVLNEYGIELPDNPYKQLEQAILQVFASWHSDRARLYRQQMGVSDDWGTAVIVQKMVFGNLDNSSGSGVIFTRDPKGQSSQVSLYGDFIFGVQGDDIVSGLVETYPVSEKQRIMEHRESPISLENDFPEIYRELLAISEKLVYEKGFHHQEIEFTFENPTKTGLYILQTRDMAQRVKKVVKKFKPTEELQRSFMGTGIGIAGGAISGRAVYNKDDIERFRREEPGTPLILLRPDTVPDDVGIILKVDGLLTSRGGSTSHAAVTVPQLNKVGVVGFTKLKVYEDEGYSVVDGLIIRSGDFISIDGFSGSIYKGSHEIMQD; encoded by the coding sequence GTGAATACAGGGGAAAAGGCTCAAGAATATCCCAGTGCCCTCGAGGTAAACTTGGAGAGAACCGCGGTATCTGTTGAGGTGCCTGAACGCTATAAGATACTCATAATGGTAGCTCAGGGACATTACGGCCTCTCAAGACAGACAGAAGACCTGCTGAAAGAATTGAATCACCCCTATGTAAATTGGGAATATTGCCTCAAGGCTTTAAAGACCATATCCATAGGCGATTTTTATACATTCAATAACCATAAGGATGGGATTCTGGCAATACAGGCAATATATAATATATATTTAGAGATACTGAAGAATTGTCCCAATGAAAATATTAAGGAGACGGCGAGCAGATATCTCTTTGAATATCTCCATACAGTATTGGCAAAGAGCAGCGAGCATAAAAAAAGAAATTCCTTTTTTCTGAATAATGCCTTTGAGACATTATATAACTTGGCAAAAGAGCAAGACGGCATTTTCAAAAAGAATTCCGGGGGAATCAAGGTATTATTGAACAATATTATGGAGGAAAATGCCGAGATTAAAACACCTTATCTGGAAAAACTAATCCATGAGATATTCCGACAGACTTATATGTTCTGGCTTTCCCAGCCTGATCCCTATGAATGGAAGATAGGCGATAAAGAGCTTACAGAAGATGAAAAAAAGGATATTCAGGAGGTCATATACCCTCTTTCACATGTCTATATTAAAAGTCTTCTTGAAAAAATTGAATCTTTAGGACAGGCCATGTCTATGGATAACCATAGGCTTATAACAGCCTATCTCGAGCTTCCTGACCACTCAAGGATAGTGGATGGATATTTTCTTATTGCCGATGAAATAGAGCGTATGGAGAGATTTAAAGACAGGAGTCAGATCCTAAAGCTCAATTTCCTCTACAACATGATGAATATCAAGGCATTGTCCGATGTCTACATGAATATACTCCTGGAGATAAACAGATGCCTTGGAAGGGTATTTAAAGAGATAGACCCTGATGAGATGCATCATTTTATAAGCTCATTCTTTGCCATGTTGCGTTATGGCCCATCATATAAAGAACAGAAAGGCCCGATTATCGACTGCATAACCACCATAGGAAAGGAGGTATTTGGCCAGAATAACCATAAATTAGTCAATGCATTTATCGATGAACTTATAAATTTTGGTTTTCAATATCCAGAGATAAAGGGGTCAACTACAGAATGGCAGGTCATTGTCAATCCTGCCCATGTAATGAATATAAGGTCATGGCTCGCCATAATAAGCATGAAACCAAGGTGGACAAAGAGACTTTTGTCTGCCCTTATTATAAACCTGAAACTCGGGGGTGTTTTTGTAAAAGATACAGACCTTATCCAGAAGGACATATCAAATCTACTCAATTCAAATATAGCGCCTGCCTATAACCTGGTAAAACAGCTCTTGAGGATGTTTCCTGTTTTTTTCACAGAGATAGGTGCAGAGGGGGAGTTAAGGGCTATATCAACCAATGTAGATGAGATGACCCATAGAAACGATAGGCTTATCAATTTTTTAAGAAAACAATCCCATGTAGAGAGCAACAGCCTTCTCGTTAATTTTATAGAAGAGATATTCAGATTCTGGCATACAGGGGTCAAGGACGGTCTTAAAAGCTATCTGCCCGATGAGATATATGAATGGGTAAAAAACAAGGGTGAGTATTTTGACGGTATGCACAGGATCTTCAAATGGGCTATGTCTTCTGTGGAAGGAAATCCTGAGGCCATGCTCACATGGGAGAAGGATGAAATCCAGAAAAAATTTAAAAAGATAAAAGGTGTAACAGAACAGGATAGAGAAAAGGCATATCTCATGATAAGGTTTTATCAGCTCCTCTATAAAAAATATAATGCCAGGCATGTAGACCTTTTAAATGACCTTGGTTCATCGGGTATATTCCCACTTGTCAAGATTAACAAGCTGAGAAGACATCTAAACAGGGGTGATTATTACAACTCCCTTGTTATTGTCATTGATTTCCTATCTCTATTGAAAGAAAGGATATTATCTCCAAGGAAGACAGAATTTTTTGAAAACATATATTATAAAAGACATATTGCTGCAGGCATCCCATCTATGTATGGCACATATAAGGAGGAGAAGTTTGAGGCACTGGGTCTATCGTTCCGTCTTGAAAGCCTTGCCACTATCCTTTTTGAAAGGCTCGCAGGTTCCCTCAACCTAAAATTCATAACAAAGAGCACCCTTATAATGATAGAAAAGTACCTATGGCTTTACCTGAAGGCGCTTGAATTAGATGGCATATCTGTTGAGAGCCTTTCTGAAAAGATAAAGTATATCACCAGTGCATTAAAGATAAGACAGTTCTCCATAGATCAGTATGTAGATATATTCAAGTTTATCTCAAAGGGTATACAGGATATAATCCATGATTATTACATAGATGTCCATGGCGTAAATCTCTCTATAATAATCCGACAGATAGCTGAGAAAGGTATAAAGAAAGAGTGGTTTGATAAAAATTGTAATATAGATGAGGTCATATACCAACAATCTGAGAATCTCCTTCGTTCACTTGTATCCTCGGGGTTCGGGATACAGATCCTTGATAATCTTATAAATACTATTAGAAGGAACCTTGATGCTGAGTTGGAACGCTTCAAGGACAATAAGACGATTTTAAATCTCGTGATGAGATATATACCAGAGCTTGCCATCTCGCCTATAGACAAAAGGGATAAGAACACCGATAATCCCATCCTCATAGGTAATAAGGGATATTTCCTCAAAGTTCTGTCTTCTTTTGATTTTCCTGTGCCGGCCGGTTTTATAATAACCACAGAGGTATTCAGGGGCTATGAGGCAGTAATAGGTTATAAATACATATTTAAAGACCTAAGCCACAGGATCTATAATGAACTATTGAGGCTTGAGAAGATAACAGGTTTGAAATACGGTAATCCAGCAAACCCCCTTCTCCTATCGGTGAGGAGCGGCGCCACCATCTCTTTGCCGGGTATGATGAGTTCTTTTTTAAATGTAGGGATCAACGAAAAGATAGCAGAGGGATTGAGCAAACATGAAAAATTTGCCTGGGCAGCATGGGATTCCTACAGAAGATTCATACAGGCATGGGGGATGTTTCAGGGCATGGATAGAGACCTTTTTGATATGATTATAGAGGGTTTTAAAGATAGACATAATATTACAAGAAAAATTCAGTTCAGTCCTGAGCAGATGAAAGAGGTCGCCCTTGCTTACAAGAAAGTCTTGAATGAATATGGTATAGAGCTGCCTGACAATCCATATAAACAGCTTGAACAGGCAATACTCCAAGTCTTTGCATCATGGCATTCAGACCGTGCAAGACTTTACCGTCAACAGATGGGTGTCTCTGATGACTGGGGCACTGCAGTTATTGTCCAGAAGATGGTCTTTGGCAATCTGGACAACAGTTCTGGTTCAGGGGTAATCTTTACAAGGGATCCAAAAGGCCAGTCATCCCAGGTCTCATTATACGGTGATTTTATATTCGGGGTTCAAGGTGATGATATTGTCTCAGGTCTTGTGGAGACATATCCTGTTTCAGAGAAGCAGAGGATAATGGAACACAGGGAGTCGCCCATATCCCTTGAAAATGACTTTCCTGAGATCTACAGGGAACTTCTCGCCATATCAGAAAAATTGGTATACGAAAAGGGATTTCATCACCAGGAGATAGAATTTACCTTTGAAAATCCAACGAAAACAGGCCTTTATATACTACAGACAAGGGATATGGCACAGAGGGTGAAGAAGGTTGTAAAAAAATTCAAACCTACTGAGGAACTGCAGAGGTCTTTTATGGGAACAGGCATAGGCATTGCAGGAGGTGCCATATCAGGCAGGGCTGTTTATAACAAAGATGATATAGAGAGATTCAGGAGAGAAGAGCCAGGGACGCCACTTATACTATTAAGACCAGATACAGTCCCTGATGATGTGGGTATCATTCTTAAAGTAGACGGGCTTCTTACATCAAGGGGTGGAAGCACATCCCATGCAGCAGTCACTGTCCCGCAACTCAATAAGGTTGGGGTTGTGGGTTTTACAAAACTCAAGGTATATGAGGATGAAGGTTACAGCGTTGTAGACGGGTTAATCATAAGGAGCGGGGATTTTATAAGCATTGATGGCTTCAGCGGCTCAATCTATAAAGGCAGCCATGAGATTATGCAGGACTAA